The genomic window TTGATGGAAAAGCAGAAAGCTAAATATACCTACGGTATTTTAGAACGCCAGTTCAGAAATTTATTCGAGAAGGCTACACGTGCACAAGGTATCACTGGTGAAGTTTTACTTCAATTATGTGAATCGCGTTTAGATAATGTGGCTTTTAGAATGGGTCTTTCCAATTCAAGAAGAGGTGCCAGACAATTGGTTTCACATCGACACATTACTGTAAACGGTGAGTTAGTTAACATTCCCTCATATCAATTAAAGCCAGGTGATGTTGTAGGTGTTAGAGAGAAGTCTAAAAGTCTTGAAGTAATTCAGAATTCACTTGCTGCTAATAGTAAGGTATATGAATGGATTACCTTTAATAATGATACCAAGCAAGGTACTTTTGTTAGTGTACCGCAAAGAGTACAGATTCCGGAAAATATCAATGAGCAGTTTATTGTTGAATTATATTCTAAGTAATTAAAATCCCTAGAACAAATTAATACTATGGCCATATTAAATTTTCAAAAGCCCGATAAAGTTATAATGATTGACTCTAGCGAGTTCAACGGTAGATTCGAATTCAGGCCTTTGGAGCCGGGTTACGGATTAACTGTTGGTAATGCTTTACGAAGAGTATTATTATCGTCATTAGAAGGTTTTGCCATTACATCACTTCGGATTGAAGGAGTAGATCATGAGTTTTCTACTATATCCGGAGTAGTTGAGGATGTTACTGAAATTATTCTAAATTTAAAGCAGGTTAGATTTAAGCGTCAGATTGAAGATGTAGATAATGAATCTGTTACCATTTCCATATCAGGTCAGGAGCAATTAACCGCAGGTGATTTTCAAAAATTTATTTCAGGTTTTCAAGTCTTGAATCCTGATTTGGTAATTTGTAACATGGATAAAAAGGTTACATTAAACCTTGAGATTGCTATCGAAAAGGGTAGAGGATATGTTCCAGCAGAAGAAAATAAGAAATCTAATGCACCTATTGGGACTATTTTTACAGATTC from Aquimarina sp. ERC-38 includes these protein-coding regions:
- a CDS encoding DNA-directed RNA polymerase subunit alpha; this encodes MAILNFQKPDKVIMIDSSEFNGRFEFRPLEPGYGLTVGNALRRVLLSSLEGFAITSLRIEGVDHEFSTISGVVEDVTEIILNLKQVRFKRQIEDVDNESVTISISGQEQLTAGDFQKFISGFQVLNPDLVICNMDKKVTLNLEIAIEKGRGYVPAEENKKSNAPIGTIFTDSIYTPIKNVKYSIENYRVEQKTDYEKLVFEIVTDGSIHPKEALTEAAKILIHHFMLFSDERITLEADEIAQTETYDEESLHMRQLLKTKLIDMDLSVRALNCLKAAEVDTLGDLVSYNKNDLMKFRNFGKKSLTELEELVNVKGLNFGMDLTKYKLDKD
- the rpsD gene encoding 30S ribosomal protein S4, which encodes MARYTGPKTKIARKFGEAIFGEDKSFEKRNYPPGQHGNNRRRGKKSEYAIQLMEKQKAKYTYGILERQFRNLFEKATRAQGITGEVLLQLCESRLDNVAFRMGLSNSRRGARQLVSHRHITVNGELVNIPSYQLKPGDVVGVREKSKSLEVIQNSLAANSKVYEWITFNNDTKQGTFVSVPQRVQIPENINEQFIVELYSK